One genomic segment of Garra rufa chromosome 13, GarRuf1.0, whole genome shotgun sequence includes these proteins:
- the fkbp3 gene encoding peptidyl-prolyl cis-trans isomerase FKBP3, protein MMAADPERAWSDEQLKGEEVPKKDLIKFIQDNAAHSFLAEQKLLGNIKNVAKTAKKEHLVEAYNQLFESKRFKGTDVEVVTEQIEAAKISDAPKETKTEQLDEGPPKFTKSVLKKGDKTNFPKKGDTVSCWYTGTLENGTVFDSNIPASAKKKKQSKPLSFKVGLGRVIRGWDEGVLTMSKGETARLEIESEWAYGRKGLPDAKIPPNAKLIFEVELVSID, encoded by the exons ATGATGGCGGCGGATCCAGAGCGAGCGTGGAGCGATGAGCAGCTAAAGGGAGAAGAAGTGCCGAAGAAAGACTTGATCAAATTCATCCAGGACAACGCAGCGCACTCG TTTCTAGCTGAACAGAAACTCCTTGGAAACATCAAGAATGTGGCAAAAACAGCCAAGAAAGAGCATCTGGTGGAGGCGTATAACCAGCTGTTTGAGAGCAAG AGGTTTAAAGGTACAGATGTGGAAGTGGTGACTGAACAGATCGAAGCTGCTAAAATCAGCGACGCTCCTAAAGAAACCAAGACAGAGCAGTTGGACGAG GGGCCTCCCAAGTTCACAAAGAGCGTCTTGAAGAAAGGAGACAAGACCAACTTCCCCAAGAAAGGCGACACTGTGAGCTGCTGGTACACCGGGACTCTGGAGAACGGGACTGTGTTCGACAGCAACATCCCCGCAT CTGCAAAAAAGAAGAAACAGTCCAAGCCGCTGAGCTTCAAGGTGGGGCTGGGCAGAGTCATCAGAGGG TGGGATGAAGGTGTGCTGACGATGAGTAAAGGCGAGACGGCGCGTCTGGAGATCGAGTCTGAATGGGCGTACGGAAGGAAAGGTCTTCCTGATGCCAA AATCCCACCCAACGCCAAACTCATCTTTGAGGTGGAGCTCGTCTCCATTGATTGA